The DNA region ttggattCATTAAAAGATCTAATCTCCAAATAAAAACCCACTGTTAAAACAATGTTCGATTAGTTGTTTTCTTGTCCTCATAACTATTACCTGCATAAGTTACACTGGAATTTATGTATCAATTTATGCAGGACAGAATGTGGAATAAGAACGCGGGTATTAGTAACACATGGATTATAACAACTAAAATGACAAAACTAACCCTCATTTTATAATAGCAAATAGACTTTTATTTTGTTTAAAAAGTAAGCACATATATTAATTATACACTACTAATTTGTAATATATCAACTAAACATCTAACAAGAAATAATCTCTGCATTACAATCCTTGCATTACTAGTCCTTGCATAACATGCTcctaaaccaaacgacccctaaattcGACTAGTTATTCAGAACCTCTCAAGAGAAAGGTACAAGATGATAAATGTTTAAGATGGAGCAAACAAAGAGTATAAAAAAGTTAATATACAATGCTCTTCTGTGACAGCAATAAAGCGAAAGACCTGCCTCCTTTCCAATACTTTTAGCACTTCTTTTATTAAGTAAGTCTGCATCAAACCCTTAATCAATCTGCAGCTGACTTCATTCTGCAGccaactttttttcttttcttttcatttgaaACACTAAACCCTCGCCCAGAGCCCATTCTACCTAGGAGTCAAGAGTTGTTCTTTCCCACTTGCTCCCTTGGTGACTCAAACCCCCCAATGTCAAGGTTGGAGGCGGACCGTCTATCCACTATACATGTCAGGAAAATGAAAGAGCATACTAAAAGCTATCTGCTATAGTAGTTTGATTAAGTAATGATAGATTTTCCGCAGCCATCATAATTTGGGACAATAAACCATTTTGGTGACATCTTTCATGTGTACACAAAATAGGACTAAAAGCAAATGGATCAACCTTTTTCCCGAACTTCTTTACAATAAAGAAACCGGCATCATCAttattgggagagaaaatattttaaataaaagcCCCCATTCCTATGTCTCTCATATGGGTTCCATAATAGTAGAAGTAGTTCTACAACCAATACGTGACTTAGTGAAGCCCTTTCACAAATAATCTTTCATGAATTTAGgtgttgcacttttttttttttttttttgcaggaacAACTTTTGATAGTATCTGCGATCTTTTCCCTTCATTTGTGTGTTTTCATTATTGACAACTTTGGCAGGACTTCTGTCACTAGTTCACTGTCTTCATAATATAATGCTTGTAGGGGCTTATGCAGATGAAATCCTTTTCTTTTTTATGACAGTGGTACCTGCTGCAGATAGCCATAGACTGGCCAACAGGATGATGATACAACATGTAACAAAGAACTGGACACAAAATTGGTAGACAAACAAGGTTATTGACAGTTGTATTTACTGTGTAATGAAGTTGTACTATTTATAGAACAAATAAATGAGCTATGACCCTTAGAAACCTGAACAATATATGATGATGAAGAGATGTAAGGGTAATATAAGAACCTAACTGAAGTACCACGAACTTACTCTGCCAACTCCACCCCGAATATTGCTATGTCTCGGGTTTCTTTAGCTCCTTAACTATTGCATCGGCCAGTTCCTCCCCACTGTATTCCACACCAAAGCATCTAACTACTTCCATTTTCGGATTCACCAGATACCTATTAAAAAGAAACTGTAAGAGTTGATTCTCCTATTGTTGGAACGAGAGATGATTATTTGGCAATATAGGACTTGAGCCTTACATGTTGTGGGAAGATTCTACCAGATAATCATCTCCTTCTTCATCAACCTTCTTAAAGTAAACTCGGTATTCCTGTGTCATCTGTCTAACAGCAGCAACTGGTCCAGTTAATCCCATTATTCTTGGGTCAAACTCTGCATTGCATGCAAATAAAATTAGTAAAGCTAAAGTGTAGGAAATAAACATCAAACAACAGGAGACAACTATAGGATTGAACCCTTTTCTCTTCAAGCCCACGACCCCCGGTTGGGATCTCTTTCCACAATTCATTCAGTAAGACATCCCTTCcagaacctagagagagaaagagatCCGAAAAGCTAGATCCAGACCTTTAAGATAAGCTCGAAGGTGCGAAGGTGTGTCGCGTTGAGGATCAATTGTGACAAATACTGGGAGAATCTTTTGATCCTGTTTTGACTCTTTTAGGACCACAAAGCAAAAAGAAAATTACAACATCAGTAACATACGTCAGTAAACAAGAAAATATCATATCCATTAAAGAACCCAAGTTGAACCTAGAATATCAATAGTTTTGGCCATCTTTTGGACTTCTGCTGGACCAACATCAGGAGATGAAGTATAACCAAAGTAGAGAAGAACCCAGTTTCCCAGCAAGTTGCGCTCTGTCACCAAATGACCTTCTGTATCAACCAAGCTGAATGGGCCGCCAATGATTGGCCCTTGGTTTGCACTTCTTTCAAATTTCTCACCTTGACCTGAAAGGCGTGAAAACATTATATCGTATACCATTCGTTAATATTTATGGCACTAAAAAATTAATCAGAAAATAAATGCATATGGTACTCCATAGTTCATAAAAAGCATGATTCAAGTGGACAAACATATCAACACTTTCTGATAAGGAAAAATAAGTAGAAAGTAGGATAGTGCaactaactatttttttttattttatttatgacaaCAAACTATTTTATTTGAACTAGAAAAGATACTGAGACTGCCATGAGAAGCCTAACGAGCCCAGTATCTGGAAGATAACTATGATAGTTTGAAGCACTGTCAGTACATCTTTTCAGGTACAGAAGCTGACATATATGACTCATCCATTTATCATATCTTTTATGGAATGCCATCTTCTGAAAGAGGATTATACCACTTTCTAATTCGCTAAACACCTACATCCTTAATCTAAGAGTTAATTCCAGCACTCAAAGGCAAATAATTTATTGAGGCGTAGTTGGACTGAAAGGCACATAAAGTAGTTCCAAGGTCAAGTTTAGTTGATAAAGGTTTGATCAGAAAAAATCCGGAGCCCCACCTTTTGGAATTGCTCTCCTTTCATCATTATAATGAAGAAAAAGGATCAGTCCACCAAATCCTCCCAAAACAGCTCCAGGCTGCAAAGTAGAATTAAGATGAAGACAAGTAAGAAAAAGGAACCATAGACAACTGCGCAGAGCACATGCAACAACAGTCACAAAACAACATTCACAAGGAAAATGGAGTTCAAATGGAATACTAATATATAAGATTTCCAAGATTTTGATGTTGGGGTCCTTGGGGATGGTCCAGTTAATAAAGGCTGATCATTAGTCTTTCTAGCAGATCTCATGCAGCTGACTGAATGGAAGCACTTAGGTGGGGTAAACCTACACATGAAACAAGTAATCAGAAAAATCGCAATACACTCCAGAATTTGAAAATGAAATGGTTTATTTTTATCCTTTCTCTTCTACATGTATTTGAGTCTTTTCTCTTCTCTCAAATAATTCCTTGTAGCAAATAAAAGACTGAGGTTCCCCCAACTTAGCCTCTATGTGAAGCAGtagtaattatttttaaaattttagacTTATAAGTTTCTCCGTTATTTTCCTAATGGAAGTTGCTATTAATCATTTACTTAAAATCAATTTTCGCTCATGATGGATCTTACGACCTTACAATTAGCAAATTCCCTAAGGAAGAAACTTGGCCACTATAAGAAGTACATCGTTAGGGATCGAAGTAAAAGTTGTTATGCATAAATTGAAACTTCACAAAGTTTTCTTATAAGGAGCCTCCAAGTCTCGTGGGAATCCATGAGCCACATAGCATGTTTACTCTATCCAACCAAGACAGCCTCCCTTGCTACCCATTGAAACACATGAAACCTAACCACCACGAGTAACACATTAGGTAAGGCCGGTCTTAATTCTACAAGACTCCTTACCAATGTTTATCAAAGGATCTTTAGTAAGCCATGTTATAGCTCAAATCAGACATAAAAGCAACTTCGATGATAGTGCCACTTAACACTTCCCACGTTTCTAACAGTCATACAATTGAAAGTTTCACCCAGATATTTcaaattttgttttatatttaGTATCATCTATGCAAAGCTATTCTCAACATTATTATTTGTAGTGATCAAGTTTAAGGTGA from Lycium barbarum isolate Lr01 chromosome 10, ASM1917538v2, whole genome shotgun sequence includes:
- the LOC132613903 gene encoding protein SCO1 homolog 2, mitochondrial — its product is MQVSRFLLNSIKDPCKRFTPPKCFHSVSCMRSARKTNDQPLLTGPSPRTPTSKSWKSYILPGAVLGGFGGLILFLHYNDERRAIPKGQGEKFERSANQGPIIGGPFSLVDTEGHLVTERNLLGNWVLLYFGYTSSPDVGPAEVQKMAKTIDILESKQDQKILPVFVTIDPQRDTPSHLRAYLKEFDPRIMGLTGPVAAVRQMTQEYRVYFKKVDEEGDDYLVESSHNMYLVNPKMEVVRCFGVEYSGEELADAIVKELKKPET